The following coding sequences lie in one Paracidovorax avenae genomic window:
- a CDS encoding YkgJ family cysteine cluster protein, producing the protein MRSPISIVNIDNPATWTRYRAGLCATCAANCCTMPLEVQLSDLVRLGLVDAFEAEHEEPRHIAKRLQKARLIDHFNHKNVVFTMARRASGDCHFLDATTRRCTVYEVRPDTCRLHPQKKSPRPGWCAYGSAAQGQGGGTRQR; encoded by the coding sequence ATGCGCTCCCCCATTTCCATCGTCAACATCGACAACCCCGCCACCTGGACCCGCTACCGCGCGGGCCTGTGCGCGACCTGCGCCGCCAACTGCTGCACCATGCCGCTGGAGGTGCAGTTGTCCGACCTGGTGCGGCTCGGGCTGGTGGATGCGTTCGAGGCCGAGCACGAGGAGCCCCGGCACATCGCGAAGCGGCTGCAGAAGGCGCGGCTCATCGACCACTTCAACCACAAGAACGTGGTCTTCACGATGGCGCGGCGGGCGAGCGGGGACTGCCATTTCCTGGACGCCACCACGCGGCGCTGCACGGTGTACGAGGTGCGGCCGGACACCTGCCGGCTGCATCCGCAGAAGAAGAGCCCGCGCCCCGGCTGGTGTGCCTATGGCTCGGCCGCGCAGGGGCAGGGCGGCGGCACACGGCAGCGCTGA
- a CDS encoding OsmC family protein, with protein MSEKTASVHWQGAGKTGQGQISTETGALKSYPYGFGSRFGDDRTGTNPEEIVGAAHAACFTMAFAFACEKAGIATETLDTTAKVRLAKEGEGFKIDRIALTLKAKVPGIDDAKFQEIAAGAKANCPLSKALAGVPEITLDAQLVG; from the coding sequence ATGTCCGAGAAAACCGCATCCGTCCATTGGCAAGGGGCTGGAAAGACCGGCCAGGGCCAGATCAGCACCGAGACCGGCGCGCTGAAAAGCTACCCCTACGGCTTCGGCAGCCGCTTCGGCGACGACCGCACGGGCACGAATCCGGAAGAGATCGTCGGCGCGGCGCATGCCGCCTGCTTCACGATGGCGTTCGCATTCGCCTGCGAGAAGGCCGGCATCGCCACTGAAACGCTCGACACCACCGCCAAGGTGCGCCTCGCCAAGGAAGGCGAAGGCTTCAAGATCGACCGCATCGCGCTCACGCTCAAGGCCAAGGTGCCGGGCATCGACGATGCGAAGTTCCAGGAGATCGCGGCCGGCGCCAAGGCCAACTGCCCGCTCTCGAAGGCGCTCGCCGGGGTGCCGGAAATCACGCTGGACGCGCAGCTCGTGGGCTGA
- a CDS encoding ATP-binding protein: protein MPPSAPKALPAIDPARCTGCGRCVAVCAPHVLSLGTEGSPGREGAPPPPWGPKRSVLQDPAGCTGCALCAVHCPFDAIRMERARPR from the coding sequence ATGCCCCCTTCCGCACCGAAAGCCCTGCCCGCCATCGATCCCGCCCGCTGCACGGGCTGCGGCCGGTGCGTGGCGGTCTGCGCACCGCATGTGCTGTCGCTGGGTACGGAGGGCAGCCCTGGCCGGGAAGGTGCGCCTCCGCCGCCCTGGGGCCCCAAGCGGTCGGTACTGCAAGACCCGGCGGGTTGCACGGGCTGTGCCCTGTGCGCCGTGCATTGCCCCTTCGATGCCATCCGGATGGAGCGCGCCAGGCCGCGATGA
- a CDS encoding homoserine dehydrogenase: MFNDPQWRPLPAAAPASGAGLRPLRVGMIGIGTVGLGTWQVLARNQAQIAARAGRGIEIVAVAARDLARARRVLGDAAAGVELTGDPLALATHPGIDVLLEVAGGTDAPREWVAAAIGLGKPVVTANKALLAVHGNALFAQAESRGVPLAYEAAVAGGIPIVKALREGAAANRVEWLAGIVNGTSNYILSRMRQAGLAFGDALAEAQALGYAEADPTFDVDGIDAAHKTALLAANAFGMPVRFDRAHVEGIRGVDALDVAAAREWGHAVKLLGIARRQGESVELRVHPALVPATHLLAQVEGAMNAVMLCGDAQGIALHYGAGAGAEPTASAVVADLVDLARQTVAQAGGPVRCTVPPLGVPGAAWVDRPVLHMDDVVTRHYLRVPLREGAEGAAPAALAQWLAQAGVAVERLDAWRSQSRGSGQAQLLALTRPARDGAVRDVLQRAAQADWCQGTPAHLRVESLE; the protein is encoded by the coding sequence ATGTTCAACGACCCCCAATGGCGTCCCCTTCCTGCCGCCGCTCCCGCCAGCGGCGCGGGCCTGCGTCCCCTGCGCGTGGGCATGATCGGCATCGGCACGGTGGGCCTGGGCACCTGGCAGGTGCTCGCCCGCAACCAGGCGCAGATCGCGGCGCGCGCGGGCCGGGGCATCGAGATCGTGGCGGTGGCGGCCCGCGACCTGGCGCGCGCCAGGCGCGTGCTCGGCGACGCGGCCGCTGGCGTGGAGCTCACCGGCGATCCACTGGCGCTGGCCACGCATCCCGGCATCGACGTGCTGCTGGAGGTGGCGGGGGGCACGGATGCCCCGCGCGAATGGGTGGCGGCGGCCATCGGCCTCGGCAAGCCCGTGGTCACGGCCAACAAGGCGCTGCTGGCGGTGCATGGCAACGCGCTGTTCGCCCAGGCGGAATCGCGCGGCGTGCCGCTCGCCTATGAAGCGGCCGTGGCCGGCGGCATCCCGATCGTGAAGGCGCTGCGCGAAGGTGCCGCGGCGAACCGCGTGGAATGGCTGGCCGGCATCGTGAACGGCACCAGTAACTACATCCTGAGCCGCATGCGGCAGGCGGGCCTGGCGTTCGGCGATGCGCTGGCGGAAGCCCAGGCCCTGGGCTATGCGGAGGCCGATCCCACTTTCGACGTGGACGGCATCGATGCCGCGCACAAGACCGCCTTGCTGGCTGCCAACGCCTTCGGCATGCCGGTCCGCTTCGATCGTGCCCATGTGGAGGGCATCCGCGGCGTGGATGCGCTGGATGTGGCTGCGGCGCGGGAATGGGGCCATGCCGTGAAACTGCTGGGCATCGCGCGGCGGCAGGGGGAATCGGTGGAGCTGCGGGTGCATCCTGCACTGGTGCCCGCCACGCACCTGCTCGCCCAGGTGGAAGGAGCGATGAACGCCGTCATGCTGTGCGGGGATGCGCAGGGTATCGCGCTGCACTACGGTGCCGGGGCGGGAGCGGAGCCGACCGCCTCGGCCGTGGTCGCCGATCTGGTGGACCTGGCCCGCCAGACGGTGGCGCAGGCCGGCGGCCCCGTCCGCTGCACGGTACCGCCGCTGGGCGTGCCGGGCGCGGCATGGGTGGACCGGCCCGTGCTGCACATGGACGACGTGGTAACCCGGCATTACCTGCGTGTTCCCTTGCGCGAAGGTGCCGAGGGCGCCGCGCCGGCCGCACTGGCGCAATGGCTGGCACAGGCCGGGGTGGCCGTGGAACGGCTCGACGCCTGGCGTTCCCAAAGCCGCGGCAGCGGCCAGGCCCAGTTGCTGGCGCTCACCCGGCCCGCGCGGGACGGCGCCGTTCGCGACGTCCTGCAGCGTGCCGCGCAGGCGGACTGGTGCCAGGGGACGCCGGCGCACCTGCGCGTCGAAAGCCTGGAGTAA